A single genomic interval of Oncorhynchus mykiss isolate Arlee chromosome 13, USDA_OmykA_1.1, whole genome shotgun sequence harbors:
- the LOC118938268 gene encoding interferon beta-like: MAIQTITWMSAFLCLAQVFSMPMPCQLQGQLVRTTHNLLRDMGGHFPLECLQENVFMAFPATSFATSGAPQLSSSAAKAIYETLKNIDTLFGTDELPTMWDQQKLEYFQNIIYRQIEESECMSSVDTSDYPIRAEGLKTYFGNIAAVLKEKNFSYCAWEVVRKELLYTLEFILKHNSDSLLWSNRT, encoded by the exons ATGGCAATTCAGACTATCACTTGGATGAGCGCCTTCCTCTGCCTCGCGCAGGTTTTCTCGATGCCCATGCCTTGCCAGCTACAAGGACAGCTGGTGCGAACAACCCACAACCTACTGAGAGACATG GGCGGTCATTTTCCTCTGGAGTGCCTGCAGGAGAATGTCTTCATGGCATTCCCAGCCACCTCATTTGCAACCTCCGGGGCGCCACAG TTGAGCAGCAGTGCTGCTAAGGCTATTTATGAGACATTGAAGAACATCGACACATTGTTCGGAACTGACGAACTGCCGACAATGTGGGACCAACAGAAGTTGGAGTATTTTCAGAACATTATCTACCGTCAGATTGAAGAGAGCGAGTGT ATGAGCAGTGTGGATACAAGTGATTATCCCATCAGGGCAGAGGGCCTGAAGACATACTTTGGGAACATTGCAGCAGTTTTAAAAGAAAAG AATTTCAGTTACTGCGCCTGGGAAGTGGTTCGAAAAGAACTCCTGTACACCCTAGAATTCATTCTGAAACACAACTCTGACAGCCTTCTGTGGTCCAACAGAACATGA
- the LOC118938267 gene encoding interferon beta-like has translation MAIQTITWMSAFLCLAQVFSMPMPCQLQGQLVRTTHNRLRDMGGHFPLECLQENVFMAFPATSFATSGAPQLSSSAAKAIYETLKNIDTLFGTDELPTMWDQQKLEYFQNIIYRQIEESECMSSVDTSDYPIRAEGLKTYFGNIAAVLKEKNFSYCAWEVVRKELLYTLEFILKHNSDSLLWSNRT, from the exons ATGGCAATTCAGACTATCACTTGGATGAGCGCCTTCCTCTGCCTCGCGCAGGTTTTCTCGATGCCCATGCCTTGCCAGCTACAAGGACAGCTGGTGCGAACAACCCACAACCGACTGAGAGACATG GGCGGTCATTTTCCTCTGGAGTGCCTGCAGGAGAATGTCTTCATGGCATTCCCAGCCACCTCATTTGCAACCTCCGGGGCGCCACAG TTGAGCAGCAGTGCTGCTAAGGCTATTTATGAGACATTGAAGAACATCGACACATTGTTCGGAACTGACGAACTGCCGACAATGTGGGACCAACAGAAGTTGGAGTATTTTCAGAACATTATCTACCGTCAGATTGAAGAGAGCGAGTGT ATGAGCAGTGTGGATACAAGTGATTATCCCATCAGGGCAGAGGGCCTGAAGACATACTTTGGGAACATTGCAGCAGTTTTAAAAGAAAAG AATTTCAGTTACTGCGCCTGGGAAGTGGTTCGAAAAGAACTCCTGTACACCCTAGAATTCATTCTGAAACACAACTCTGACAGCCTTCTGTGGTCCAACAGAACATGA